One window of Manihot esculenta cultivar AM560-2 chromosome 17, M.esculenta_v8, whole genome shotgun sequence genomic DNA carries:
- the LOC122722296 gene encoding translation initiation factor IF-2-like has product MGTGTGAGGGGGERGAGTGDGDWGLGTGDGGRGTGTGKGTGAGAGAGSGEREERGRAKTDVVYRGAGVGSGRVGGGEEPIARVHGRRVRELIDNDEAESYSAEMVRRTRSEEWREECRLEKRPRQEEEDVDHKLQKLRQQLLAELGAKENSKLSCPPPRLSQGGSNRRLSPRNS; this is encoded by the exons atggggacggggacgggggcGGGGGGCGGGGGCGGGGAGCGGGGAGCGGGGACTGGGGACGGGGACTGGGGACTGGGGACGGGGGACGGGGGAcgggggacggggacggggaagGGGACGGGGGCGGGGGCGGGGGCGGGGAGCGGGGAGCGGGAAGAGCGGGGAAGAGCTAAAACCGACGTAGTtta TCGCGGTGCCGGAGTAGGAAGCGGAAGAGTTGGTGGAGGGGAAGAACCAATAGCTAGagttcatggaaggagggtAAGGGAGCTTATTGACAATGATGAGGCGGAAAGTTATTCTGCAGAAATGGTCAGGAGGACAAGGAGTGAGGAATGGAGAGAAGAATGCCGCCTAGAAAAGAGGCCGAGACAAGAGGAGGAAGACGTGGATCATAAGTTGCAGAAGTTGAGACAGCAGCTTCTGGCCGAGCTAGGGGCAAAAGAGAACAGCAAACTTTCTTGCCCACCTCCTCGCCTTTCTCAGGGTGGATCCAACAGGAGACTATCACCAAGAAATTCATGA